The window CTGTCGGAGTTCGGCGCGACGATGCTGTTCGCCGGCAACCTGCGCGGCAGCACGCAGACGCTGTCGCTGGCGATCATGACGGCGATGGAGGCCAACCTCTACACCGCGCTGGCGCTGTCGGTGCTGCTGCTCGCCGTCGCCTCTTTCACCCTGCTGCTGTTCCGCGCACTCACCCGCGAGAGGCTGCGGCTGTGAACAATGATGGCTCGGCTCGGACCATCGCGGCGATGAAGGAGCTGGTGCGACGCATCCACGACGAGGCGGAGAGCGAGGGACGGCTCGGCGTGATCGACGAAGCGTACGCCGCGTCGTTCGTCGACGCCGGCCACCCCGAGCGTGGCCGCGGGCCGGAGAGCGTGAAGGCGCACGTGCGCGAGATGCGTACACGTTTTCCCGACCTGCATGTGCAGGTGCAGAGCATTGTTGCGGAGGGCGATCTGGTCGTGGCGCGGCTGGTCTCCAGAGGTACGCACACCGGCGCCTTCGCCGGCCTGGCGCCGACGGGCCGGGTGGCCGAATGGGACGGCTTTGCCATGCGCCGCTTCGAGAACGGGCGCATCGTGGAACAGTGGACGCGCTTCAACATGATCGGCCTGCTGCGCCAGCTCGGCGCGCTCAAGGGCATGCCGGACGGCGCGCCGCGCCATTGAGGGGCGCGGACCGGCCCGGCGGCGGCTGTCGTACGGCTGCGTGACC of the Dehalococcoidia bacterium genome contains:
- a CDS encoding molybdate ABC transporter permease subunit, coding for LSEFGATMLFAGNLRGSTQTLSLAIMTAMEANLYTALALSVLLLAVASFTLLLFRALTRERLRL
- a CDS encoding ester cyclase, giving the protein MRRIHDEAESEGRLGVIDEAYAASFVDAGHPERGRGPESVKAHVREMRTRFPDLHVQVQSIVAEGDLVVARLVSRGTHTGAFAGLAPTGRVAEWDGFAMRRFENGRIVEQWTRFNMIGLLRQLGALKGMPDGAPRH